In one Chitinophaga sancti genomic region, the following are encoded:
- a CDS encoding SLBB domain-containing protein: MFKRIFLLQLLMLFIGLGVKAQVSTNSVSSSQLSQIKVDNLSDDQIRQIVAEMKKNNISYDQIGTYAQQKGIADTEVEKLKSRIKQLNLDSELSSKSSKSSSVLENSNSRQYADDDNENENDTTYYWQQKYKKILDKKDLEKELKRRKIFGSELFSNKNITFEPNLRMATPPTYKLGADDEVVVDVFGYSEVQHKLKVSPDGYIRIPYLGPVYVNGLTMAEATQRITRQLSTIYGGIKTGNTSVQVTLGNIRSIRVLLIGEVTQPGTYTLPSLATVANALYVSGGPNENGSFRNIAVIRNGSIISTFDLYDFLVHGDLSNNVVLQDQDIVKVNAYKLRVELTGEVKRPAIFEARENETLQNIIDFAGGYTDNAFQGIIRDYRITDRAREIVNVPGDSIATFRLKTGDKFFIDSVVSRFNNRVTIAGAVFHAGDFALDQGMTVADLIRKADGVQDEAMMTRGVIRRLQDDYTPSVISFNVQDVLDGKDDVPLKREDSVIIFSKLKVREGFLVKIDGEVNQPGYYAYGDSMHLEDLVLLAGGLKDAASLKHVEISRRIRTGGVYDSTDIRMAITQQFDISQDLRKNTGAAIFALQPFDEVMIRRSPSYTEQANVMLDGEVVYPGIYTINTKKERISDVIRRAGGLRPEAYPEGAFMLRRTYTNSADSTLLSNKLEVFYNKLKDSTDIEKLRTTVGRREQLLDLRMAKVLENPGSKFDIYLEDGDIIKVPKKLQTVQLYGEVYFPKKVRFDNNNSFRDYIRGAGGFTSSALKRRSYIVYSNGEVKSTRRVLFFNSYPIVKPGAELYVPAKEKRNITSAAVVGIASALASLALVIVTVINTAK; this comes from the coding sequence ATGTTCAAAAGAATATTTCTACTGCAACTGTTAATGCTGTTTATCGGTCTGGGGGTAAAGGCACAGGTTTCTACAAATAGCGTATCATCCAGTCAGTTGAGTCAGATAAAAGTGGATAATCTGAGCGATGATCAGATCAGGCAGATCGTAGCAGAAATGAAGAAGAATAATATTTCTTATGATCAGATAGGTACATATGCACAACAAAAGGGAATTGCTGATACTGAGGTAGAAAAGTTAAAGTCAAGAATAAAGCAGCTTAATCTGGATTCAGAATTATCATCCAAGAGCTCCAAATCGTCGTCCGTTCTGGAAAATTCAAACAGCCGGCAATATGCAGATGACGATAATGAGAATGAGAATGATACCACCTACTATTGGCAGCAGAAGTATAAAAAAATCCTCGATAAGAAAGATCTTGAAAAAGAATTAAAGCGTAGAAAGATTTTTGGTTCAGAGTTATTTAGTAATAAGAATATCACGTTTGAACCAAATTTGCGGATGGCTACGCCTCCAACCTATAAACTGGGAGCAGATGATGAAGTAGTGGTTGATGTATTTGGTTATTCTGAAGTGCAGCATAAGCTGAAGGTTAGTCCTGACGGTTATATCCGTATCCCTTATCTTGGACCTGTGTATGTAAATGGTCTGACTATGGCCGAAGCAACGCAACGAATTACCAGGCAGCTTTCGACTATCTATGGCGGCATTAAAACAGGGAACACTTCGGTACAGGTAACGCTGGGCAATATTCGTAGTATCAGGGTGCTGCTAATAGGTGAAGTTACTCAGCCTGGTACTTATACATTACCTTCTCTGGCAACGGTTGCGAATGCCCTCTATGTGTCTGGTGGCCCAAATGAGAATGGGTCTTTTCGTAATATAGCCGTAATTCGTAATGGAAGTATAATCAGTACTTTTGACCTCTATGACTTTCTTGTTCATGGTGATCTTTCCAATAATGTGGTATTACAGGATCAGGATATTGTGAAGGTCAATGCCTATAAGCTTAGAGTAGAGCTTACGGGGGAAGTAAAGCGTCCTGCTATATTTGAAGCCAGGGAAAATGAAACATTGCAAAATATCATTGATTTCGCAGGTGGATATACAGACAATGCTTTTCAGGGTATCATAAGGGATTACAGAATTACAGACAGGGCAAGGGAAATTGTAAACGTACCGGGTGATTCTATTGCTACTTTCCGTTTAAAAACAGGGGACAAGTTTTTTATAGACTCAGTAGTATCCCGCTTTAACAATAGGGTAACCATTGCTGGTGCAGTGTTCCATGCAGGTGATTTTGCGCTTGATCAGGGAATGACTGTAGCTGATTTGATCAGAAAAGCAGATGGTGTACAGGACGAAGCGATGATGACCCGTGGTGTGATCCGCCGCTTGCAGGATGACTATACCCCATCTGTGATAAGTTTCAATGTCCAGGATGTATTAGATGGAAAGGATGATGTACCGTTGAAACGTGAGGATAGTGTGATCATCTTTTCTAAATTGAAGGTACGAGAAGGTTTCCTGGTAAAAATAGATGGTGAGGTCAATCAGCCCGGCTATTATGCTTATGGAGATAGTATGCACCTTGAAGATTTAGTACTTCTGGCAGGTGGACTGAAAGATGCTGCCAGTCTGAAACATGTTGAAATTTCCCGCCGTATTCGCACTGGGGGTGTTTATGATTCTACAGATATACGGATGGCCATTACCCAGCAATTTGACATTAGCCAGGATCTTCGTAAAAATACTGGTGCGGCTATATTTGCACTTCAGCCATTTGATGAGGTGATGATTCGAAGATCACCATCGTACACTGAGCAGGCCAATGTTATGCTCGATGGAGAGGTTGTTTATCCTGGTATCTATACTATCAATACAAAGAAAGAAAGAATCTCTGACGTTATTCGCCGTGCTGGCGGGTTAAGACCAGAAGCATATCCTGAAGGTGCTTTTATGTTGAGAAGGACTTATACCAATTCGGCAGATAGTACTTTACTATCCAACAAACTGGAAGTATTTTATAATAAATTGAAAGATAGTACGGATATCGAAAAATTACGTACTACGGTGGGTCGTAGGGAACAGCTTTTGGATTTACGGATGGCTAAAGTGTTAGAAAATCCGGGTTCGAAATTTGATATTTATCTGGAGGACGGGGACATTATTAAGGTGCCTAAAAAATTACAAACCGTTCAGTTGTATGGGGAGGTTTATTTTCCAAAGAAAGTAAGATTTGATAATAATAATTCTTTCAGAGATTATATACGTGGTGCTGGTGGATTTACCAGTTCTGCTCTGAAAAGAAGAAGCTACATTGTATATTCTAATGGTGAGGTAAAGAGCACCAGAAGAGTACTTTTCTTCAATAGCTATCCAATAGTAAAACCTGGTGCAGAGCTTTACGTTCCGGCTAAAGAAAAGAGAAATATTACCAGTGCGGCAGTAGTTGGTATTGCCAGTGCGCTTGCATCACTGGCATTAGTGATAGTGACAGTTATCAATACTGCTAAATAG